From Rutidosis leptorrhynchoides isolate AG116_Rl617_1_P2 chromosome 3, CSIRO_AGI_Rlap_v1, whole genome shotgun sequence, a single genomic window includes:
- the LOC139899000 gene encoding rho GTPase-activating protein 4-like, with product MTEILQVSSAQSSLLSLDDNDGLLQQATSNHFSSSSPSSLINPCSNLYSVAVSICNNNNHNHNNNNTEDREKRKRREEEQEEREVSFLDIFVTVFRKSLVGSCNSAQFQDFNCDNSLKKSSKMEIGVPTNVRHVAHVTFDRFNGFLGLPVEFEPEVPRRPPSASTSVFGVSTESMQLSFDSRGNSVPTILLMMQRRLYAQGGLQAEGIFRINGDNGQEEQIREQLNRGEVPENIDVHSLAGLIKAWFRELPNGVLDSIEPEQVMQAQSEEECARLVSLLPATEASLMNWAVNLMADVAQLENLNKMNARNIAMVFAPNMTQMADPLTALMYAVQVMNFLKTLIVKTLREREDAIVEAGPTLRFDHFDENNGPHCSFRGTVDETSEMVNKEEDQDFSVEDPTLESHENTSHNDLTSKSHSQTSVPEDGGTTIVEGGTTAIEAPKFRNPQASNLNHKKVLRKHIEKSKGSTIVSRLNSRTERIEAWR from the exons atGACAGAAATACTTCAGGTATCTTCTGCTCAAAGCTCTTTGTTATCACTAGATGACAATGATGGGTTACTCCAACAAGCAACAAGTAATCATTTTTCTTCATCTTCACCTTCTTCTCTTATTAACCCATGTTCTAATTTGTATTCAGTAGCTGTatcaatatgtaataataataatcataatcataataataataatacagaagatagagaaaaaagaaaaagaagggAAGAAGAACAAGAAGAAAGAGAAGTTTCATTTTTGGATATTTTTGTTACTGTTTTTAGAAAATCCCTTGTTGGTTCTTGTAATAGTGCCCAATTTCAAGATTTTAATTGTGATAATAGTTTGAAAAAATCATCAAAAATGGAGATTGGTGTACCTACAAATGTTAGACATGTTGCTCATGTTACATTTGATAGATTTAATGGATTTCTTGGTTTACCTGTTGAATTTGAACCTGAGGTTCCAAGAAGACCTCCTAGTGCCAG TACAAGTGTTTTTGGAGTTTCAACCGAATCTATGCAGCTCTCATTCGACTCTAGAGGAAACAGCGTGCCCACAATTCTTCTAATGATGCAGAGACGCCTATATGCTCAAGGAGGTCTGCAG GCTGAAGGAATATTTAGAATCAATGGTGATAACGGTCAAGAAGAGCAAATAAGGGAGCAATTAAACAGAGGAGAGGTGCCTGAAAACATCGACGTGCATAGCTTAGCAGGACTTATTAAG GCTTGGTTTAGGGAACTACCAAACGGTGTGCTAGACTCGATTGAGCCCGAGCAAGTAATGCAAGCTCAGTCAGAAGAAGAATGTGCTCGGCTCGTAAGCCTTCTCCCAGCAACAGAGGCTTCGTTGATGAATTGGGCTGTTAATTTAATGGCTGATGTTGCTCAACTTGAAAATCTTAACAAGATGAATGCCCGTAACATTGCTATGGTGTTCGCCCCAAATATGACTCAG ATGGCAGATCCTTTGACTGCACTGATGTATGCGGTCCAAGTGATGAACTTTTTGAAGACATTGATTGTCAAGACTCTAAGGGAAAGAGAAGATGCTATAGTTGAAGCGGGACCCACATTGCGGTTTGATCATTTCGATGAAAACAATGGGCCCCACTGCTCTTTTCGAGGGACAGTCGATGAGACCAGTGAGATGGTGAACAAGGAGGAGGATCAAGATTTTTCTGTTGAAGATCCCACCTTGGAAAGCCATGAAAATACATCTCATAATGATTTGACTTCTAAAAGTCATAGTCAAACTAGTGTGCCAGAAGATGGTGGCACTACAATTGTTGAAGGTGGCACTACAGCCATCGAGGCTCCGAAGTTTAGAAATCCTCAGGCAAGTAACTTGAATCATAAGAAAGTACTGAGGAAACATATTGAGAAGAGCAAAGGAAGCACGATTGTGAGCCGTTTAAATTCAAGAACGGAGAGAATTGAAGCCTGGCGGtga
- the LOC139899001 gene encoding probable small nuclear ribonucleoprotein G: MSRSGQPPDLKKYMDKQLQIKLNANRTVVGTLRGFDQFMNLVIDNTMEVNGDEKNDIGMVVIRGNSVVTVEALEPVSRAQ; the protein is encoded by the exons ATGAGCAGATCAGGTCAACCTCCAGATCTTAAAAA GTATATGGACAAGCAGCTGCAGA TCAAGTTGAACGCGAATCGGACAGTGGTTGGTACACTACGTGGCTTTGATCAGTTTATGAACCTTGTCATCGACAACACAATGGAAGTAAATGGTGATGAGAAAAATGATATCGGCATGGTG GTTATAAGAGGTAATAGTGTAGTCACCGTTGAAGCACTGGAGCCAGTCAGCAGAGCTCAGTAA